The Pyxidicoccus sp. MSG2 DNA segment GGTGGCGCAGCAGGGCGGACTCCACCTCGCCGGGCTCGATGCGGAAGCCTCGCAGCTTCACCTGCCCGTCCAGCCGTCCGGCGAACTCAATACGCCCGTCCGGCAGCCACCGCGCCCTGTCTCCGGTGCGGTAGAGCCGGGCCCCGGGACGCACACTGAAGGGGTGCGGAACGAAGCGCTCCGCCGTCAGCTCCGCGCGGCCGAGGTAGCCCCACGCCAGTCCGTCCCCGCCCGTGTACAGCTCGCCCCACACGCCCACGGGCACCGGCTCCAGCGCCGCGTCCAGCAGGTACACCTGCGTGTTGGAAATGGGCCGACCGATGGACACCGTGGGCCCCACCTGCCCCGGCTGCGTCATCGGGTTGCAGCAGGTGAAGGTGGTGTTCTCCGTCGGGCCGTACCCGTTGACGAGCAGCCCTCCCTGGGAGAGCCGCGCCCGCACGGCGGTGGGTGAAAGCACGTCGCCGCCGGCGAGCACCTGCCGCACGCCTGAAAGGGCCTCCGGCTGCGCGGCCATCATCTGCTCGAAGAGCGCGGCGGTGAGCCACAGCGTGGTGACGCGGTGGCGCACCAGCGCGCGGCCCAGCTCCTCCAGCGAGGGCGCGTGCTCGGGGAAGAGCACCAGCTTCGCGCCGTTGAGCAGTGCGCCCCACAGCTCGAAGGTGGAGGCATCGAAGGAAATGGGGGCGAGCTGGAGGAGGACTTCGCGTTGCGACAACTCCACGAAGCGCGTGCCCTTCACCAGGCGCACCACGCCCCGGTGCGGAATGCCCACGGCCTTGGGCCGCCCCGTCGAGCCCGACGTGTACATGACGTACGCGAGCCCGTCGGCGGGCATCGGTTCGCCGTCCAGGGCCTCGGGACTCTCTTCCTCCGCGGGCCCGGGCGAACCGCCCACGTCGGAAGCCTTCACGGGCTCCAGGGGCACGACGTCCACGCGCAGGTCCGGAGGCAGCCGGGCGAGGAGCGCGGGCTGCGCCAGCAGCACCTGGAGACCTGAGTCCTCCACCATGAAGGCCAGTCGCTCGCTGGGGTAGGAGCTATCGAGCGGCACATACGCGCCGCCCGCCTTGAGGATGGCGAGCGTGGCCACCACCAGCTCCGGCGAACGTCCCGCGCAGAGGCCAACGCGGGTGCCCGCCACCACGCCGCGCCGCCGCAGATACCGGGCGAGCTGATTGGCGCGCCCGTTCAGCTCGGCGTACGTGAGCCGTGCGCCCTCGGACTCCACCGCCACGGCGTCCGGAGCGCGTGCCGCCTGTGCCTCGAACAAGCCATGGATGCACGCGTCGCGCGGGTACTCCGTCCGCGTGTCATTCCACTCGACCAACAACCGGTGGCGCTCGTCCTCGGAGAGCAGTGGCAGCTCCGACACCCGCTGCTCCGGCCGCGCCACCGCCGACTCCAGCAGCCTCGCGAAGTGCGCAGCCATGCGGGCAATGGTGGCTTCATCGAAGAGGGCGGTGTCGTACTCCCACAGACCCACCAGCCCCTGCTCCGTGTCGCGCACGAAGAGCGTGAGGTCGAACTTCGACACGCCGGGCTCGAAGCCAGGCTCCTCGGCCGTCACGCCCGGTAGCCGCAGCTCCGCGCAGGGCGCGCCCTGGAGGACGAAGGAGACCTGGAACAGTGGGGTGCGGCTCGCGTCTCTCGCCGCGCCGGCGCCATCCACGAGCAGCTCCAGCGGCGCTTCCGGGTGGGCATAGGCTCCCAGGCACACCTGCCGCACCCGGCGCAGCAGCTCGCGAAAGGTCCATGCGCCAGAGGACACCACCCGCAGCGGCAGGGTGGTGGTGAAGAGTCCGACGAGCCCTTCCACCGCACGCGGGCTCCGCCCGGAGCTGGGCGAGCCCACGACGGTGTCCGACTGCCCGCTGTAGCGCGCGAGCAGGACATGGAAGCCCGTCAGCAGCGTCATGAAGAGGGTGACGCCCTCGCGGCGGCCCAGCGCGCGCACCGCCTGCGAGAGCTCGGGAGACAGCGGCACCGGGAGGACCGCACCCCGGAAGGACTTCACCGGAGGCCGAGGCCTGTCCGTGGGCAGCTCCAGCGCGGGCGGCGCACCCGCGAGCTGCTCCTTCCACCAGGACACGGCCGGCGCGAGCGCCTCGTCCGTCAGCCAGGCCCGCTGCCAGACGGCGTAGTCCGCGTAACGCACCGGCAGCTCCGGCAGGGCGGACGGCGTGCCGGTGGAGAGCGCCCGGTACAGCTCCGTCAGCTCGCGCTCCAGCACGCTGAAGGACCAGCCGTCGCAGACGATGTGGTGCATCACGACGAGCAGCACGTGCTCGTCGCGAGACACGCGCAGCAGCCGCGCCCGCAGCAGCGGCCCGTGCTCCAGGTCGAACGGCCGCCGCGCCTCGTCGTCCGCGCGCTGGCGGACGGCCGCATCCCGAGCGTCCCCGACCAGTGCCTCCAGGTCCTCCACCGGCAGCACCACCGCCAGCTCCGGAGCGACGCGCTGCACGGGACGGCCCTGCACCTCCACGAAGGTGGTGCGCAGCGCGTCGTGCCGCCGGACCACCTCCGCCAGGGCGCGCCGGAGCACGTCCACGTCGAGCGGGCCCTTCAGCCGCGCGAAGAACGGCGCGTTGTACGCATGGCCTCCGGCATCGAGCCGCGCGAGGAACCACATGCGCTGCTGGGCCAGGGACAGCGGCGCTTCGCCCTGCGTCGATGACGGCACGAGCGGTGGAGGCCTGCGGGCCCGCCCCGCGCTCGCTACGGACTGCCGGTCATCCTTCTCGTGCTGTGACGCTGGGTGTGTGTTCTCGGGCATTTGGAAATCGAGAATCTACCAGCGTCACCTCAGCCCACGCGTCCCACCTGTCCGCTGTGCTCGACAGCGGACCGTGCCTCTTCCAGGCAGTCCTTGAGCCGGGCCGCCAGCGTCTCCACCTGGGGCCGCGTCAACATGGAGTAGTGGTCCCCGGGCACCTCGTGCACGGCCAGTCCGCCCGGGGCCCGTGACTTCCAGCCGTGGTCCCAGCGTGACTCGCGGGCCACGAAGAGGGTGATGGGCCCCGCGTACGGCGGCGGCGCGTAGGCCCACGCCGCGCGGAGGTTGCTCTCGAAGACGCGGCGCAGCGCCGGGTACGGGAAGGCCTGGCTTGCGTCCTCCAGGGCCCGGAGTCTCGCCTCGGGCGACTTTCCCTCCAGCGCGGGCATGGGTTGTCCCGCCGCGCGCAGCAGGTCCTCGAAGAACAACTCTCGCAGCGCCGGCTCCGGCTGCTCGGCGTCCCTGGGCCCTTCACCCTGGAGGTCCGCCGAGGTGTCGAGGAGTGCGAGCAGCGCCACCTCCTCGCCGTCGCGTCGGAGCTGGCACGCCATCTCGAAGGCAATGGCGCCGCCCATGGACCAGCCGCCGAGCAGATACGGCCCATGGGGCTGCACGGCGCGCACGGCCGTCACGTACAGCGCGGCCATGGAGGGGATGGACTCCGGCGGCGCCTCGTCCCCATCCAGCCCGCGCGCCTGGAGCCCGTAGAAGGGCTGCTCCGGCCCCAGCCGCCGCGCCAGCTCCGCGTATGGCAGCACGCTGCCGCCCACCGGGTGGACGCAGAAGAAGGGACGCCTTCCGTCTCCGGCTTGCAGCTCCACCAGCGGCGACCAGGGGCCCACGTCCTCGTGCAGCAGCTTCGCGAGGTGCTCCACCGTCGGGTTCTGGAACAGCGCCGTCACCTGCAGCGGTCGTCCCAGCTTCGCCCGGATGGCGGACTGGAGGCGCAGCGTCAGCAGCGAGTGCCCACCCAGCTCGAAGAAGTTGTCGCGCACGCCCACCGGCTGCACGCCGAGCACCTCCTCCCAGATGCGCACCAGCCGCAGCTCCAGCGGTGTGCGCGGGCCGATGAAGGCGCGAGACGCCTCGCGGCTTCCCTCCGGCACCGGCAGCGCCTTGCGGTCCACCTTGCCGCTGGGGGTCAGCGGGAAGGCGTCCAGCGGCACCCAGAGGCCGGGCACCATGTACTCGGGCAGCCGCTCCTTGAGGAAGGCACGCAGCGCGCCGGGCTCAGGCCGCTGGCCTTCGGTGGCGATGAACCAGGCCACCAGCCGCTTCTGGCCGGTGCCGTCATCCCGCGCGTCGACGATGCAGTCGCGCACGACGGGGTGCTTCGCCAGCGCCGCCTCGATTTCGCCCAGCTCGATGCGGAAGCCCCGCACCTTCACCTGTGAGTCGCCGCGCCCGAGGAACTCCAGCTCGCCCTCCGCGCGGTGGCGGGCCTGGTCCCCCGTCCGGTACAGCCGCGCTCCGGGCTCCGTGCTGAACGGGTCCGGCAGGAAGCGCTCCGCCGTGAGCTCGGGGCGGCCGAGGTAGCCGCGGCCTACCTGGACGCCGCCGACGTACAGCTCGCCCGACACGCCCATGGGCACGGGCCTCAGGTGCTCATCCAGCAGGTAGATGCGGGTGTTGCTCAGCGGCCACCCGATGGACGGCAGGTCCGGCCAGGCCTCCGGGTCTCCCTTCAGCGTGAGGGACGTGACGGCGTGGGCCTCGGACGGACCGTAGTGGTTGTGCAGCACACCGCCCAGCCGCTGCATGAAGCGTCGCAGGGCCGGCGTCATCCGGAGCTGCTCGCCCGCCACCATGATTTCCTTCAGCCGTGAGGGCACCAGTCCCTCCCGGTCCGCGACCTCCGCCACCCCTTGCAGCGCGACGAAGGGGAGGAAGAGTCGCTCGATTCCGCCGCGCTCCAGCAGCTCCAGCAGCGAGTGTGCGTCCCGGCGGACCTCCTCCGTGAGCAGCACCAGCTCACCGCCCGCAGCCCAGGTGGAGAACATCTCCTGGAAGGACACGTCGAAGCTCAGCGCCGAGAACTGGAGCGTCCGGCCGCCCGGTGCCACCGAGTCGCGCAACTGCCAGTGCACCAGGTTGACGAGGGCGCCGTGGTGCAGGGCCACGCCCTTGGGAAGGCCCGTGGAGCCCGAGGTGAAGATGACGTACGTGAGCGACTCCGGCCCCGCGGCAGGCACCGGGTCCTCGTCGCGCTCTCGGGCGAGCGCATTCCCTTCCAGGTCGAGGTACAGCGGGGTGGCCTGCCCGGAGGGAAGCGTGTCGCGCAGGGCGTGCTGGGTGATGAGCAGCTTCGCGCCGGAGGTCCGAAGCATCAGGGCGAGGCGCTCGGCGGGGTAGGCCGGGTCGAGCGGTACGTAGGCTCCTCCCGCCTTCAGCGTGCCCAGCACCGCCACGGGCAACTCGAGCGAGCGCTGGACGCAGACACCCACCAACGTGTCCGTCCCCACGCCTCGCGAGCGCAGGTGGTGCGCGAGCTGATTGGCGCGGCGGTTCAGCTCGCCGTACGTCAGGTGCGCGTCGCCGAAGCGGACGGCGATGGCATCGGGGGTGCGCGCGGCGGTGGCCTCGAAGAACGTGTGTACCGTGGGCACGAAGGGATAGGGCACCGTCGAGCCCGCCCAGTCGGCGAGCGGTTGCTGCTCGGCCTCCGCCAGCAGGGGCACCGTGGAGAGCTTCCGCTCCGGCCGCGCGAGGACGCCTTCGAGCAGGCGCGAGTAGTGTCCCGCCATGCGCGCCACCGTCGCCTCGTCGAAGAGGTCGGTGTTGTACTCCCAGAGGCTGGTCCACCCGGCCGGCGTCTCGCGGACGAAGAGGGTGAGGTCGAACTTCGCCATGCCCGGCTCGAAGGCGAACTCCTCCACGGAGATGCCGGGCAGCTCCCAAGCGGCGGAGCCCTGCTGGAAGACGAACATCACCTGGAACAGCGGCGTGCGGCTCACGTCGCGCACGGGAACGAGCGCGTCCACGAGCTGCTCGAAGGGCATGTCCTGGTGCGCGTACGCACCGAGGCTCGCCTCGCGCACCCGCCGCAGCAACTCACGGAAGCTGGCGTCCCCGGAAGCCTTCACGCGGAGGGCCAGCGTGTTGGTGAAGAAGCCGATGAGGCCCTCCACCTCGCGGCGGTTGCGGCCGGCGATGGGCGTGCCCACGACGATATCCGGCTGCCCGCTGTAGCGCGCCAGCAACGCGTGGAAGCCCGCCATGAGCAACATGAAGGGCGTCACACCCGCCTCACGGCTCAGTGCCTGGACGGCGCCGGGCAGCTCGGCCGGAAGGCGCTGGTGGAACTGGGCCCCGCGGAAGGTCTGCACCGGAGGACGCGGCCTGTCGGTGGGCAGCTCCAGCACGGGCGGCGCCCCAGCGAGTTGTTCCTTCCACCAGGCGCGCTGGGCCTCCAGCACGTCGCCCCGCAGCCAGTCGCGCTGCCAGTGCGCGAAGTCCGGGTACTGCACCGGCAACGCCGGGAGCGTGGCCTCTTCACCGCGCACGTGCGCCACGTAGAAGGACTTCAGCTCCCGCGCCAGCACGTCCGACGACCAGAAGTCGCAGACGATGTGGTGCATGACGAGGAGCAGCACGTGCTCGTCGGCCGAAGCACGCAGCACCGTGGCCCGAACCAGTGGCCCCTGTTCCAGGTCGAACGGGAGACGAACCTCTGCCTCCGCTCGTTGGCGGATGGCCTCCTCCGACGCCCCCTCCAAGGACTCCAGGGTGAAGGAAAGCTCGGCCCGGGGAGAGATGCGCTGCACGGGCTCGCCGTTCACCTCGATGAACGTCGTCCTCAGCGCCTCGTGACGCTGGACGAGGTCCGCGAGGCTTCGCTCCAGCGCGGTGACGTCCAGCCGTCCCTTCAGCCGCAGGAAGAAGGGGACGTTGTAGGAGAACCCGCCCGCATCCAGGCGCGCGAGGAACCACAGCCGCTGCTGCGCGAAGGATAGCGGCAGCGCGACGTCGCGAGACCCGGAACGAGCGGCGGCGGAGGAGGCCCCGCGTCGTCGCGTGTGGACTCGATGCGGCGCGCCAGCTCCGCGATGGTGGGCGCCTCGAAGAGCACGCGCACCGGCAGCTCACGCTGGAGCACTTCGCGCAAGCGCGACACCACCTGGGTGGCCAGCAGGGAGTGGCCACCCAGCTCGAAGAAGTTGTCGTGCGCGCCCACGCGCCGCACACCCAGCAGTGGCGCCCAGATGTCCGCAACCACCTCCTCCAGGCCCGCGCGCGGCGCGACGTAGCCTTCGCGTCCCGCTTCCTCCTGGGGCGCGGGCAGCGCCTTGCGGTCCACCTTGCCGCTTGGTGTGAGCGGCAGCGCGTCGAGGAGCACGAAGGCGGAGGGCACCATGTACTCGGGCAGCGTGGTCTTCAGCTCCGAGCGGAGCACCGAAGTCCGGACCTCCGCTCCCGCATCTGGCACCACGTAGGCGACGAGTCGCTTGTCTCCGGGCGTGGGCTCGCGCACCACCACCGCGACGTCGCGCACGCCCGCGTGCTTTCGCAGCGCGGACTCGATTTCGCCCAGCTCGATGCGGAAGCCGCGCAGCTTCACCTGGTCGTCGGCGCGGCCCACGTACTCCAGATTCCCATCCGGGCGCTGCCGCACCAGGTCTCCCGTGCGGTACAGCCGCGCGCCCGGCTCGGTGCTGAAGGGGTCCGGCACGAAGCGCTCGGCGGTGAGGTCCGGCCGGCCCAGGTAGCCGTGCGCCAGGACGATACCGCCGACGTACAGCTCTCCCGGCAGCCCCGTCGGCACTGGTTGCAGTTGTGCATCCAGCACGCATGCGCGCACGCCGGGCGCCGCCTGACCGATGGGAACGCGTCCCTGTTGCAGGTCCTTCTCGGGCACCGGGCCCAGGTCGCCCACCACGCAGATGACCGTGGTCTCGGTGGGGCCGTACTCGTTGGTCAGCCGCACGTGTGCTGGCGCCGCGCGCTGCCAGTCCAGCACGCGCGAGGCCGGCACCTTCTCTCCACCGATGCCCACCACGCGCACCGACGGCGGCAGGCGCACCACGCCGCTGGTCATCGAGGCCGTCAGCTCCGCCCAGAAGGCCGTGGGCAGGAAGAGCACGGTGAGTCCCCACTGCTCGCAGCGTGCGCAGAAGGCCGCCGGGTCCAGCATCGCCTCCGTGCGCAGGACCACCGTCCCACCCGTGAGCAGGGCAGGGAAGATCTCCTCCACGCTCTGGTCGAAGCTGAGCGTGGAGAACTGGAGCACCCGGTCCGTGGCCGTCAGCCCGTAGATGCGCGCGTTGCCGAGCGCATACGCAGACACCGCGCGGTGCGGCGTCATCACCGCCTTGGGCCGGCCCGTCGAGCCGGAGGTGTAGATGAGGTACGCGAGCGACGCGGCCGGTACCGCACGGCCCGGATTCGTGTCCGCCTCACGCGCCACCTCGGCGCGGTCCGCCTCGACGTCCAACACCTCGACGTCCAGCGCGCCGGTTCGGGCCAACACCCCCGCGTGCGTGAGCAGCCGCGTGGCGCCCGAGTCCGCCAGCATGTACTCCAGCCGCTCCCGGGGATACGCCGGGTCCAGCGGCAGGTACGCCGCGCCCGTCTTCAGCACGCCCAGCAGGGCCACCATCGCGTCCAGCGAGCGCTCCAGCAGCACGCCGACGATGTCCCCCACGCGCACGCCCCGACGGAGCAGGTGGTGCGCGAGCTGATTCGCCCGGGCATTCAGCCCGCCGTACGTGAGCCGCCCCACCTCGGAGTCGAGCGCCACCGCGTCCGGCGTGCGCGCCGCCTGCGCCTCGAAGAGCGCGTGGAGGCACGACTCGCCAGGGACCTCCGTCCCGGGAGCGTTCCATGCGGCCAGCATCCGCCGCCGCTCCGCCTCCGTCAGCAGCGGGAGCGAGGACAGGCGCCGCGCCGGCTCCGCGCACGCGGCCTCCAGCAGGCGCGCGTGGTGCGCCGCCATCCCGGCCACCGTCGCCTCGTCGAAGAGGTCGGAGTTGTATTCCCAGAAGCCCATCCAGCCCCGCGCCGTCTCGCGCATGTAGAGCGTGAGGTCGAACGTGGCGACTCCGGGGTCGATGTCCAGCAGCCCCAACGACAACCCGGGCAGCGTGACCCTGGGTGGCGCGTCCTGGAGGACGAACATCACCTGGAACAGCGGCGAGCGGCTCAAGTCGCGCACGGGCTGCACCGCGTCCACCAGCTTCTCGAAGGGCACGTCCTGGTGTGCGAAGGCTCCGAGGCTCGTCTCGCGTACCCGGCGCAGCCACTCGCGGAAGCTCGGGTCTCCGGAGGCATCCAGCCGCAGCGCCAGCGTGTTGACGAAGAAGCCGACCAGGTCCTCCAGCTCGCGCTGCGTGCGGCCGGCGATGGGCGTGCCCACGACGATGTCCGGCTGTCCGCTGTAGCGAGCCAGCAGCGCATGGAAGGACGCCAGCAGCAGCATGAATGGCGTGACGTCCTCGCTCCGACACAGCTCCCGGATGGAGTCCGACAGCGCCTCCGGCAGCGGAACCTGCATCAGCGCGCCCTTGAAGCCCTGCACCGGAGGACGGGGCCGGTCCGTCGGCAGTTCCAGCAGGGACGGGGCCCCCGCGAGCTGGCCCTTCCACCAGGACAGTTGCGCGTCCAGCACCTCTCCGCGCAACCAGTCGCGCTGCCAGCGCGCGAAGTCCGCGTACTGCACCGGCAGCGGTGCGAGAGAAGGCGCCTCACCCGCGAGCGCCGCCGTGTAGAGCGCCTTCAGCTCCCGCAGCAGTACGCCGAGCGACCAGCCGTCACACACGATGTGGTGCATGACGAGCAGCAGCACGTGCTCGCCCTCCGCCGCGCGCAGCAGCGTCGCGCGCACCAGCGGGCCCACCGCGAGGTCGAAGGGGCGCTGGGCCTCTTCGCGTGCGCGCCGCGCGAGCGTCGCCTGTCGCGCGTCGTCCGGCAGCGCCGCCACGTCCTCCACCGCCAGCCGCAGCACGGGCTCCGGTGCGATGCGCTGCACCGGCCGGCCTTCTACCTGCACGAAGGTGGTCCGCAGCACCTCGTGCCGCCGGGTCAGCTCGCGCAGGCCCTGCTCCAGCGCGACGACGTCCAGCCGCCCCTCCAGCCGGAAGACGAAGGGGACGTTGTACGAGAAGCCTCCGGCGTCCAGCTGCGCGATGAACCACAGCCGCTGCTGGGAGAAGGAGAGGGGGAGCTCGCCGTCTCTCGGCGTGGGCTCGAGCGGCGGCGGCCGCGCGGCCGTCGTGCCCCGGGGCATCGCGTCCAGCCGCTCCGCCAGCTCCGCCACCGTGGGGGCCTCGAAGAGCACGCGCACGGGAAATTCCACGCTCAGCGCCGCGCGCAGGCGTGAGGCCACCTGCGTGGCCAGGAGCGAATGGCCGCCCCGCTCGAAGAAGTGGTCGTTCGCGCCCACGCGCGGCAGCTTCAGCAGTGGCGCCCAGATGTCCGCGACCAGCGCCTCCGTCGGCGTCCGGGGCGCCACATACGCCACCAGCGTCTCCTGCCCGGGGTCTGGTAGCGCCTTGCGGTCCACCTTGCCGCTGGGAGTCAGTGGCAGCACGTCCAGGTGCACCCACGCGGTGGGCACCATGTATTCGGGCAGCCGTTCCTTGAGGAACGCCTTCAGTGCGTCCGTCTCCGGCGCCTCGCCCTCCACGCCGACGACCCAGGCCACCAGTCGCTTCTCGCCCGGTCCCTGCTCGCGAGCGGCCACCACGCAGTCGCGCACGGCGGGGTGCTTCGCCAGCGTGGCCTCGATTTCGCCCAGCTCAATCCGGAAGCCACGCACCTTCACCTGGGTGTCGCGGCGCCCGAGGAACTCAATGGCTCCGTCCGCGCGGTAGCGGGCCTGGTCGCCCGTCCGGTACATGCGCGCCCCGGGCCGTGTGCCGAACGGGTCCGGGATGAAGCGCTCCACGGTGAGGTCCGGCCGTCCCCAGTAGCCGCGAGCCACCTGGAGTCCGCCGATGTACAGCTCGCCGGGCACGCCCACGGGCACCGGCTGCAGGTGGGAGTCGAGCAGGTGGATGCTGGCGTTGGCGATGGGCGTGCCGATGAGGGGCAGGTCCGGCCACGGCTCCGGGTCTCCCGAGAGGACGAAGTGGGTGGCGAGGTGCGTCTCCGTCGGGCCGTACTGGTTGTGCAGCACCGCGCCGGGCAGCCGCTGCATCAGCAGGCGCAGCGCGGGGGTGATGCGCAGTTGCTCGCCGGCGGTGATGATTTCCTTGAGGTGTCGGGGGACGAGGCCGTCCTGCTCAGACACCTCGGCGAGGTTCTGCAGGGCGACGAAGGGAAGGAACATTCGTTCCACGCCGCGGACGTCCATCAACTCCAGCAGGGCGTGAGCGTCGCGGCGGACTTCCTCGGAGATGAGGACGAGCTCTCCACCGCCGGCCCAGGTGGCGAGCATCTCCTGGAAGGAGACGTCGAAGCTGAAGGCGGAGAACTGGAGGGTGCGGCCGGAGGGGACGGAGGAGCTCTGGCGCTGGAAGTGGATGAGGTTGACGAGGGAGGCGTGGTGCATGGCGACGCCCTTGGGGGCGCCGGTGGAGCCAGAGGTGAAGATGACGTAGGTGAGGGAGTCGGGCCCGGCGGTGGGCGCCGGGTCTGTCTCGGGAGAGAGAGAGAAGGCGTCGGCGTCGTCGAGGATGAGGGAGGTGGCGGTGTTGGACGGCAGGACGTGCTGGAGGTGGCGCTGGGTGAGCAGCACGCGGGCACCGGACACCTCGAGCATCGCGGCGAGGCGCTCCGCAGGGTAGGCAGGGTCCAGCGGGACGTAGGCGCCACCAGCCTTGAGGGTGGCGAGCACGGCAAGAGGGAGGTGAAGAGAGCGCTCGACGCAGATGCCGACGCGCTCGTCGGGCCCGACGCCGAGGGAGCGCAGGTGGTGAGCGAGCTGGTTGGCGCGGCGGTTGAGCTCACCGTACGACAGGCGAGCGTCGGCGAAACTGGCGGCGATGGCGTCGGGCTGGCGTGCGGCCTGCGCCTCGAAGAGTGCGTGTACGGTGCGCAGGGCGGGGTAGGGGACGGCCGTGTCGTTCCACTCGCGCAGCACCTGGTGCCGCTCGACCTCCGTCAACAGCGGTAGCCGCGACAGCGTCTCCATGGGGTTGGCGCAGGCGGCCTCGAGCAGGCGCGTGTAGTGCGCGGCCATGCGGAGGATGGTCGCCTCGTCGAAGAGGTCGCGGTTGTACTCCCAGCGACACACCCACCCGCCCGGGTCCTCGTAGAAGAAGAGGGTGATGTCGAAGCGCGCCACGCCGGGCTCGTAGGCGACTTCCTCCACGGTGACGCCCGGCCACTTCAGTACCGCCAGCGGCGTGCTCACGTGGACGAACATCACCTGGAACAGCGGCGAGCGGCTCGCGTCCCGCACGGGGACGAGCGCGTCCACCAACTGCTCGAAGGGCATGTCCGGGCGGGCGAAGGCACCCAGGC contains these protein-coding regions:
- a CDS encoding amino acid adenylation domain-containing protein: MPLSFAQQRLWFLARLDAGGFSYNVPFFLRLKGRLDVTALERSLADLVQRHEALRTTFIEVNGEPVQRISPRAELSFTLESLEGASEEAIRQRAEAEVRLPFDLEQGPLVRATVLRASADEHVLLLVMHHIVCDFWSSDVLARELKSFYVAHVRGEEATLPALPVQYPDFAHWQRDWLRGDVLEAQRAWWKEQLAGAPPVLELPTDRPRPPVQTFRGAQFHQRLPAELPGAVQALSREAGVTPFMLLMAGFHALLARYSGQPDIVVGTPIAGRNRREVEGLIGFFTNTLALRVKASGDASFRELLRRVREASLGAYAHQDMPFEQLVDALVPVRDVSRTPLFQVMFVFQQGSAAWELPGISVEEFAFEPGMAKFDLTLFVRETPAGWTSLWEYNTDLFDEATVARMAGHYSRLLEGVLARPERKLSTVPLLAEAEQQPLADWAGSTVPYPFVPTVHTFFEATAARTPDAIAVRFGDAHLTYGELNRRANQLAHHLRSRGVGTDTLVGVCVQRSLELPVAVLGTLKAGGAYVPLDPAYPAERLALMLRTSGAKLLITQHALRDTLPSGQATPLYLDLEGNALARERDEDPVPAAGPESLTYVIFTSGSTGLPKGVALHHGALVNLVHWQLRDSVAPGGRTLQFSALSFDVSFQEMFSTWAAGGELVLLTEEVRRDAHSLLELLERGGIERLFLPFVALQGVAEVADREGLVPSRLKEIMVAGEQLRMTPALRRFMQRLGGVLHNHYGPSEAHAVTSLTLKGDPEAWPDLPSIGWPLSNTRIYLLDEHLRPVPMGVSGELYVGGVQVGRGYLGRPELTAERFLPDPFSTEPGARLYRTGDQARHRAEGELEFLGRGDSQVKVRGFRIELGEIEAALAKHPVVRDCIVDARDDGTGQKRLVAWFIATEGQRPEPGALRAFLKERLPEYMVPGLWVPLDAFPLTPSGKVDRKALPVPEGSREASRAFIGPRTPLELRLVRIWEEVLGVQPVGVRDNFFELGGHSLLTLRLQSAIRAKLGRPLQVTALFQNPTVEHLAKLLHEDVGPWSPLVELQAGDGRRPFFCVHPVGGSVLPYAELARRLGPEQPFYGLQARGLDGDEAPPESIPSMAALYVTAVRAVQPHGPYLLGGWSMGGAIAFEMACQLRRDGEEVALLALLDTSADLQGEGPRDAEQPEPALRELFFEDLLRAAGQPMPALEGKSPEARLRALEDASQAFPYPALRRVFESNLRAAWAYAPPPYAGPITLFVARESRWDHGWKSRAPGGLAVHEVPGDHYSMLTRPQVETLAARLKDCLEEARSAVEHSGQVGRVG
- a CDS encoding non-ribosomal peptide synthetase; the protein is MSQHERAPESQGAKPEALPGRKRPPLVPVSRTEMLPLSFMQQRLWFLAQLEGSAATYNVHFFVRLKGPLDVPALRRAVADVVQRHEALRTTFSEVNGQPVQRTTPELALPVSVEELEPRPGEAREEAVRRRAEEEARHPFDLEAGPLVRATLLRVSDEDQVLLFVTHHIVCDAVSFYWMASELNTLYLAHSRGEEPRLPALPVQYADFAHWQREWLQGEALEAQRAWWTERLAGAPPVLELPTDRPHPPAQTFRGVILPVPLPATLPAAVRELARKAGVTPYMAMLAGFGALLSRYSGQSDLVVGTPFAGRGRREVEKLIGFFANTLALRLDASGELSFLELLRRTREGCLGAFARPDMPFEQLVDALVPVRDASRSPLFQVMFVHVSTPLAVLKWPGVTVEEVAYEPGVARFDITLFFYEDPGGWVCRWEYNRDLFDEATILRMAAHYTRLLEAACANPMETLSRLPLLTEVERHQVLREWNDTAVPYPALRTVHALFEAQAARQPDAIAASFADARLSYGELNRRANQLAHHLRSLGVGPDERVGICVERSLHLPLAVLATLKAGGAYVPLDPAYPAERLAAMLEVSGARVLLTQRHLQHVLPSNTATSLILDDADAFSLSPETDPAPTAGPDSLTYVIFTSGSTGAPKGVAMHHASLVNLIHFQRQSSSVPSGRTLQFSAFSFDVSFQEMLATWAGGGELVLISEEVRRDAHALLELMDVRGVERMFLPFVALQNLAEVSEQDGLVPRHLKEIITAGEQLRITPALRLLMQRLPGAVLHNQYGPTETHLATHFVLSGDPEPWPDLPLIGTPIANASIHLLDSHLQPVPVGVPGELYIGGLQVARGYWGRPDLTVERFIPDPFGTRPGARMYRTGDQARYRADGAIEFLGRRDTQVKVRGFRIELGEIEATLAKHPAVRDCVVAAREQGPGEKRLVAWVVGVEGEAPETDALKAFLKERLPEYMVPTAWVHLDVLPLTPSGKVDRKALPDPGQETLVAYVAPRTPTEALVADIWAPLLKLPRVGANDHFFERGGHSLLATQVASRLRAALSVEFPVRVLFEAPTVAELAERLDAMPRGTTAARPPPLEPTPRDGELPLSFSQQRLWFIAQLDAGGFSYNVPFVFRLEGRLDVVALEQGLRELTRRHEVLRTTFVQVEGRPVQRIAPEPVLRLAVEDVAALPDDARQATLARRAREEAQRPFDLAVGPLVRATLLRAAEGEHVLLLVMHHIVCDGWSLGVLLRELKALYTAALAGEAPSLAPLPVQYADFARWQRDWLRGEVLDAQLSWWKGQLAGAPSLLELPTDRPRPPVQGFKGALMQVPLPEALSDSIRELCRSEDVTPFMLLLASFHALLARYSGQPDIVVGTPIAGRTQRELEDLVGFFVNTLALRLDASGDPSFREWLRRVRETSLGAFAHQDVPFEKLVDAVQPVRDLSRSPLFQVMFVLQDAPPRVTLPGLSLGLLDIDPGVATFDLTLYMRETARGWMGFWEYNSDLFDEATVAGMAAHHARLLEAACAEPARRLSSLPLLTEAERRRMLAAWNAPGTEVPGESCLHALFEAQAARTPDAVALDSEVGRLTYGGLNARANQLAHHLLRRGVRVGDIVGVLLERSLDAMVALLGVLKTGAAYLPLDPAYPRERLEYMLADSGATRLLTHAGVLARTGALDVEVLDVEADRAEVAREADTNPGRAVPAASLAYLIYTSGSTGRPKAVMTPHRAVSAYALGNARIYGLTATDRVLQFSTLSFDQSVEEIFPALLTGGTVVLRTEAMLDPAAFCARCEQWGLTVLFLPTAFWAELTASMTSGVVRLPPSVRVVGIGGEKVPASRVLDWQRAAPAHVRLTNEYGPTETTVICVVGDLGPVPEKDLQQGRVPIGQAAPGVRACVLDAQLQPVPTGLPGELYVGGIVLAHGYLGRPDLTAERFVPDPFSTEPGARLYRTGDLVRQRPDGNLEYVGRADDQVKLRGFRIELGEIESALRKHAGVRDVAVVVREPTPGDKRLVAYVVPDAGAEVRTSVLRSELKTTLPEYMVPSAFVLLDALPLTPSGKVDRKALPAPQEEAGREGYVAPRAGLEEVVADIWAPLLGVRRVGAHDNFFELGGHSLLATQVVSRLREVLQRELPVRVLFEAPTIAELARRIESTRDDAGPPPPPLVPGLATSRCRYPSRSSGCGSSRAWMRAGSPTTSPSSCG